The Merismopedia glauca CCAP 1448/3 genomic interval TTACTGAAGATTCCAGTCCCGAACACCACTACTGGACTTTGTGGAAGTTGCCTTTATTCAACGTTTCTTCTGTGAACGAAGTTTTGAACGAAATTAAAGCTTGCCGTTCTGAATATAGTAGCTGCTACATCCGCGTTGTCGGTTTTGACAATATTAAGCAGTGTCAAGTTCTCAGCTTCATCGTTCACAAGCCTAACCTTAGCAGATACTAAATGAAGTCAGAAGTCATTCGTACAGACGTAGCAGTGCTACGTCTGTACAGAAGTCAGAGGTGACTGTAGAGGTCTGATTTCTAGAGATGAAAGGAAGAGGGAAATTACCCTTTTCCTTTTTATTTTGCCTAAATTTACCAACAGGGAGGAAGAAAGTGCATCTATTAATTCCAGCAGCAGGTATGGGTAAACGGATGGGGAGTCAGCGCAATAAACTGTTTCTTCCTTTGCAAAAGCAACCCATCTTGGCTTGGACATTAATTGCAGCTTCTAACGCGATCGCAATTGACTGGATTGGGATTATCGCTCAACCCTATGACTGGGAAGATATTCAAGAAATACTAGATAGTCTTAATCTATCAAAACCAGTTCAATTGATAGCTGGGGGAGATACTCGTCAAGGCTCAGTTTATAACGGTTTACAGGCTTTACCTGCCAATGCGGTTAAAGTCTTAATTCACGATGGTGCTAGGTGCTTAGCTACTCCCGAACTGTTAGATCGCTGCGCTCGTGCTTTCGATACTTGGCAAGGTTTTGTGGCAGCTATCCCTGTGAAAGATACTATTAAAATCGTGGATGCAGATGGCGCGATCGCCTCTACCCCAGATCGCTCTCAACTTTGGGCAGCGCAAACACCCCAAGGCTTTGATGTACAGCTACTTAAAGAATGCCATAACCAGGGTAAGCAATCGGGTTGGGAAGTCACTGATGATGCCGCTTTGTTTGAAAAATGTGGTTTAAAAGTCGGAATCGTGGAAGGAGAAGAAACTAACCTCAAGGTAACTACCCCCGTCGATTTGGCTCTAGCTGAATATATCTTGCAGCAACGTAACTTAGAATCCGGTAATAAACCTCTAATTAGTTCATAAATAATTATTAACTAACTTTTTAGCAAGATTTTCTTGCATTATATACATATATATGCTATATTATTGATATAAGTTCAATTAAAATTAAAAATTAGATTGGACAAATATACCTAGCTGCTGTTGCTCCAAGAGGGGTGGTGGGAGCTATGTTTTGCCTTTTATTTCAGGACTTACGCACAACTAACGAAAAACCAACCATTTCAACCCCCGAAGATCCCCCTAAATCCCCCTTTTTAAGGGGGACTTGCGTAAGTCATGTATTTTTAAAAGCGTAGGATGGGCAATCTCGATCCAGCCTTGAAGGTTAAACAGCCAGGAAAGTTCGTTCCCAGAACCAAAAAATTCCGATAGCGATGACGCTAGCAGAGAGAAAATAGCGCAATTTTAATTGCCAAGCAGGTTTGACTAACTTTTGGATTAAAATAAAAACTGTAGAAACTATCAAGATTTGACCAATTTCTACGCCTAAATTGAAACTAGCTAAAGATAGCGGTAATTGAGATGGTGGGATATTAATTTCTGTAAGGATTCCAGCAAATCCTAATCCATGAACT includes:
- a CDS encoding ribulose bisphosphate carboxylase small subunit, with protein sequence MRTLPKERRFETLSYLPPLSDAQIARQIEYMIDQGYIPGVEFTEDSSPEHHYWTLWKLPLFNVSSVNEVLNEIKACRSEYSSCYIRVVGFDNIKQCQVLSFIVHKPNLSRY
- the ispD gene encoding 2-C-methyl-D-erythritol 4-phosphate cytidylyltransferase, translating into MHLLIPAAGMGKRMGSQRNKLFLPLQKQPILAWTLIAASNAIAIDWIGIIAQPYDWEDIQEILDSLNLSKPVQLIAGGDTRQGSVYNGLQALPANAVKVLIHDGARCLATPELLDRCARAFDTWQGFVAAIPVKDTIKIVDADGAIASTPDRSQLWAAQTPQGFDVQLLKECHNQGKQSGWEVTDDAALFEKCGLKVGIVEGEETNLKVTTPVDLALAEYILQQRNLESGNKPLISS